AAAACATGAAATGTGATGTTTTTATTTTTTCTATTATATTTGATGATATGTGGAATCATGCCCGTTTCCGGTTGAAGATACGAGGCTTCTTTTCCTGGAAAAATATGATTCTTGTATAAAAATTGGGCTCCATTAAAAGAATCTATAACACTTTGTTTCTTATCTCCTTCCAGGTACTCTCCACCATATGTTACCGTGCTATTTTCTGCATCAATTTTTGGATGCAACTCAAATTTATTTAAAACCCAGCCCACCAAAGCACTTGGAGGGCTAGTTAAAAATTTCAGTATAATCCCTGCTATGGTAATTAATATAAACGTCCATGTCATGACATATTTCATCTCCTGTTTTCATTTCCTAGTTTGAACTGCTTCCTGGTAGGATACATTCTCAATCTATTTTCATTGTACCGGAAATCTAAAAAATGATACCATCCAATTCGCATAAAAATACCTCATCCACTTTAGCGATGATAGGATGAGTTATTTATGCCAAGCAAATACTGTAAAGCTTTTGCAAATCGAGAAATGCCTTCCCAGATATCGGCATTCGTACTTCTGCCATAAGTGAAACGAACAAATCCTTTACTCTCGCCAAAGATGGAACCAGGTACAAAAGCAAATCCCCTTTTCAACGATTCATCCAGTAATTGAAATTCATCGACGGGTTCATTCAACTTACACCATAAATGAATGCCGCCATTCGGTTCGATAAATGCTACTTTATCCCCTAAAAAGTGTGTTAACGCTTTTGACAGCTGCTTCCTTCGTTCTTCCAGCTGCTGTCTGACCTTATTTATATGCTCATCAAATTGCTGCGATCCAATAAATGTATTGGCAACCCACTGCGGAAAAATACTATGACCAAAATCAATTTGCTGTTTTGCATCAGCTAAACGTTGAATAACTTTTTCCGGTCCGAGAACCCAGCCGATTCGCAGCCCAGAAGCAACAATTTTAGATAAGGAGCTGATATATAATACATTTCCGTTCGTATCCATTCGCTTTAAAGATGAAGCAACATTTCCATCAAACGCGGTAATACTGTACGGATCATCTTCTACAACCGGAATCCCATAGTCAGATGAAATCTCCAATATTCTTTTTCGTCTGTTTAAAGGCATTTGTACACCAGTTGGATTTTGAAAATCAGGATTGATAAAAACCATCCGAATGCGGTGTTTTTTATGCAATTCGACAATTTCTTCAGGTTGCACCCCGTTTTTATCGCTTTTTAATAAAAAGGTACGTAAACCGGCTGACTTAAATAAAGGTAAAGAATAAGCATACGACGGGTCCTCTATCGCTACTGCGTCTCCCGGCTTCAGTAAACATTGAACAATAAGATGAAGTGCCTGCTGCGCGCCGGAAGTAATCAGGATAGATGCTGCATCTATAGAAATACCTTTATAGGCAGCAAGATGCTTGGAAATGGTTTCTCTTAAATCAACATTCCCAAGCGGATGATCATAACCCAGATATTCATTAAAAGGAGACTCTTTAAAAATAGAATGAAACTGCTCTGCAGGAAATAAATCAGCAGCTAATTCCCCGCTCGCCATATTGATCATTTCATTATTTTGCGTTTCTGTTCGTATTTTTTGGACTAACGGTAAATTAGGAAGAAACGAACCATCTTCTACATACCTTCCCCAATTAGGTATTCGCTTGTCCGATATTCCCCAAATATCCGTGCTAATATGTGTTCCGCTGCCTTTTCGTCTTTCAACGATTCCTAGCGATTGAAGCTCATCATAAGCAGCAACTACCGTACTGCGATTAACTTGGAGCTCTTTTGCTAAATGACGTTCTGATGGCAACGGGACGTCCGGTGAAAATTCTCCTGTAGAAATTCCATTTTCAATATATGTTGCGATTTGTTTGTACAGCGGTGTTTTGGCTGAACGATCCAAATTAAAATTCATATGCATTCCTCGATGATGTTGCAGATTTAAATATGCTGATA
The nucleotide sequence above comes from Oceanobacillus timonensis. Encoded proteins:
- a CDS encoding YfmQ family protein, with amino-acid sequence MTWTFILITIAGIILKFLTSPPSALVGWVLNKFELHPKIDAENSTVTYGGEYLEGDKKQSVIDSFNGAQFLYKNHIFPGKEASYLQPETGMIPHIIKYNRKNKNITFHVFAYDNHVDVVKQWKKKMASYTLDADYIQKMASSDNRLLDNA
- a CDS encoding PLP-dependent aminotransferase family protein, which gives rise to MNFNLDRSAKTPLYKQIATYIENGISTGEFSPDVPLPSERHLAKELQVNRSTVVAAYDELQSLGIVERRKGSGTHISTDIWGISDKRIPNWGRYVEDGSFLPNLPLVQKIRTETQNNEMINMASGELAADLFPAEQFHSIFKESPFNEYLGYDHPLGNVDLRETISKHLAAYKGISIDAASILITSGAQQALHLIVQCLLKPGDAVAIEDPSYAYSLPLFKSAGLRTFLLKSDKNGVQPEEIVELHKKHRIRMVFINPDFQNPTGVQMPLNRRKRILEISSDYGIPVVEDDPYSITAFDGNVASSLKRMDTNGNVLYISSLSKIVASGLRIGWVLGPEKVIQRLADAKQQIDFGHSIFPQWVANTFIGSQQFDEHINKVRQQLEERRKQLSKALTHFLGDKVAFIEPNGGIHLWCKLNEPVDEFQLLDESLKRGFAFVPGSIFGESKGFVRFTYGRSTNADIWEGISRFAKALQYLLGINNSSYHR